One Thermus sp. CCB_US3_UF1 DNA window includes the following coding sequences:
- a CDS encoding FAD-binding oxidoreductase, with the protein MRAEVAVVGAGIIGALAAYELRKRGLEVLLLDAGKEGAATLASAGMLAPHPEGLSGELLQAGLWALEYYPALLEELLARGFRVEAGFSGVGVVALSGAEREAWGAEGAPPYPVRGGQGYRAFPGGYVHPRALREALLEALKAMGVTLLWAEVERVAEGRVFWREGEARARAILLAVGAWGGRFGLPVRPLKGEALLLEGPAPPLPLFAGEGYLLPREGGVYVGATQREGFGGGVDLWGLRFLADYAHERFPLLEGAPFRGVVYGYRPLGEVFVGQVEGNVWAAVGHGRNGVLLAPWTARRLLGLLGVEG; encoded by the coding sequence GTGAGGGCCGAGGTGGCCGTGGTGGGGGCGGGGATCATCGGGGCCCTGGCCGCCTACGAGCTGAGGAAGCGGGGCCTCGAGGTCCTCCTCCTGGACGCGGGGAAGGAGGGGGCCGCCACCCTGGCCAGCGCGGGGATGCTGGCCCCCCACCCGGAGGGGCTTTCCGGGGAGCTTTTGCAGGCGGGGCTTTGGGCCCTGGAGTATTACCCCGCCCTCCTGGAGGAGCTTTTGGCCCGGGGCTTCCGGGTGGAGGCCGGCTTCTCCGGGGTGGGGGTGGTGGCCCTCTCCGGGGCGGAAAGGGAGGCCTGGGGGGCGGAAGGGGCCCCGCCCTACCCCGTGCGGGGAGGCCAGGGCTACCGGGCCTTCCCTGGGGGGTACGTCCACCCTAGGGCCCTGCGGGAAGCCCTCCTGGAGGCCCTAAAGGCCATGGGGGTCACTCTCCTTTGGGCCGAGGTGGAGAGGGTAGCGGAGGGCCGGGTCTTCTGGCGGGAAGGGGAGGCCAGGGCCCGGGCCATCCTCCTCGCCGTGGGGGCCTGGGGGGGGCGGTTTGGCCTGCCGGTGCGGCCCCTCAAGGGGGAGGCCCTCCTCCTGGAAGGGCCGGCCCCGCCCCTGCCCCTCTTCGCCGGGGAGGGGTACCTCCTTCCCCGGGAGGGCGGGGTCTACGTGGGGGCCACCCAGCGGGAGGGGTTTGGCGGCGGGGTGGACCTTTGGGGCCTGCGCTTCCTGGCGGACTACGCCCACGAGCGCTTCCCCCTTCTGGAAGGGGCTCCCTTCCGGGGGGTGGTCTACGGCTACCGCCCCTTGGGGGAGGTTTTCGTGGGCCAGGTGGAGGGAAACGTTTGGGCGGCGGTGGGGCATGGGCGAAACGGGGTCCTCCTGGCCCCGTGGACGGCTAGGCGGCTTTTGGGGCTTTTGGGGGTGGAAGGATGA
- a CDS encoding thiazole synthase, whose protein sequence is MDTWQVGGITLRSRLILGSGKFRDFGVMREAIKAAGAEVVTVSVRRVEVGAPGHVGLLEALEGVRLLPNTAGARTAEEAVRLARLGRALTGEGWVKLEVIPDPAYLLPDPLETLKAAERLLEKGFTVLPYMGPDLVLARRLAALGTATVMPLAAPIGSGWGVRTRALLELFARERAGLPPVVVDAGLGLPSHAAEVLEMGLDAVLVNTAIAEAKDPPAMAEAFRLAVEAGRKAFLAGPMRPREGASPSSPTAGVPLGREG, encoded by the coding sequence ATGGACACCTGGCAGGTGGGAGGGATAACCCTGCGAAGCCGCCTCATCCTGGGCTCGGGGAAGTTCCGGGACTTCGGGGTGATGCGGGAGGCCATTAAGGCCGCGGGGGCGGAGGTGGTGACGGTTTCCGTAAGGCGGGTGGAGGTGGGGGCCCCGGGGCACGTGGGGCTTCTGGAGGCCCTGGAGGGCGTGCGCCTCCTGCCCAACACCGCCGGGGCCCGCACCGCCGAGGAGGCGGTGCGCCTGGCCCGGCTGGGCCGGGCCCTGACCGGGGAGGGTTGGGTGAAGCTGGAGGTGATCCCCGACCCCGCCTACCTCCTCCCCGACCCCCTGGAGACCCTGAAGGCGGCGGAAAGGCTTCTGGAGAAGGGCTTTACCGTCCTCCCCTACATGGGCCCGGACCTGGTCCTGGCCCGGCGGCTTGCCGCCCTGGGCACGGCCACGGTGATGCCCCTGGCCGCCCCCATCGGCTCGGGCTGGGGGGTGCGAACCCGGGCCCTTCTGGAGCTCTTCGCCCGGGAGCGGGCGGGCCTGCCCCCGGTGGTGGTGGACGCGGGCCTCGGCCTTCCCTCCCATGCGGCGGAGGTTCTGGAGATGGGGCTGGACGCGGTCTTGGTCAACACGGCCATCGCCGAGGCGAAAGACCCCCCGGCCATGGCCGAGGCCTTCCGCCTGGCGGTGGAGGCGGGGCGGAAGGCCTTCCTGGCCGGGCCCATGCGGCCTAGGGAAGGGGCGAGCCCCTCGAGCCCCACCGCCGGCGTCCCCTTGGGGAGGGAAGGGTGA
- the thiS gene encoding sulfur carrier protein ThiS — protein sequence MVWLNGEAKPLEGRELREVLAEMGVDLGRVAVLLNEEAYPGRDLPPHVLREGDVVEVVALMQGG from the coding sequence ATGGTGTGGCTTAACGGCGAGGCCAAACCCCTAGAGGGAAGGGAGCTGAGGGAGGTCCTGGCCGAGATGGGCGTGGACCTTGGGCGGGTGGCGGTCCTCCTCAACGAGGAGGCCTATCCCGGACGGGATTTGCCCCCCCATGTCCTCCGCGAGGGGGATGTGGTGGAGGTGGTGGCCCTGATGCAAGGAGGCTAG
- the thiE gene encoding thiamine phosphate synthase produces the protein MQGRLYLVVTPRPGWTWEEVLDRTERALAGGVEVLQLRAKDWEARPILELGERMGLLARRYGVPFFLNDRPDLAALLGADGVHLGQGDLRPEEARRFFGGLVGRSTHAPEQALKALEEGADYLSVGPVWETPTKPGRPAAGLGYVRWAAAHLGEKPWFAIGGIDLGNLDQVLATGARRVVVVRAILDAEDPEGAARAFRERLYGVA, from the coding sequence TTGCAGGGACGGCTCTATCTGGTGGTGACCCCCAGGCCCGGCTGGACCTGGGAGGAGGTTCTGGACCGCACGGAGCGGGCCCTGGCGGGGGGCGTGGAGGTCCTGCAGCTCAGGGCCAAGGACTGGGAGGCCCGGCCCATCCTGGAGCTGGGGGAGCGGATGGGCCTTCTGGCCCGGCGCTACGGGGTCCCCTTCTTCCTCAACGACCGCCCGGACCTGGCCGCCCTCCTGGGGGCGGACGGGGTGCACCTGGGCCAGGGGGACCTGAGGCCGGAGGAGGCCCGGCGCTTTTTTGGGGGGCTGGTGGGCCGCTCCACCCACGCCCCCGAGCAGGCCCTAAAGGCCCTGGAGGAGGGGGCGGACTACCTTTCCGTGGGCCCGGTGTGGGAGACCCCCACCAAGCCGGGCCGCCCGGCGGCGGGCCTGGGGTACGTGCGCTGGGCGGCGGCCCACCTGGGGGAGAAGCCCTGGTTCGCCATCGGGGGGATAGACCTTGGCAACCTGGACCAGGTCCTGGCGACTGGGGCCAGGCGGGTGGTGGTGGTCCGGGCCATCCTGGACGCCGAGGACCCCGAAGGGGCGGCCCGGGCCTTCCGGGAGCGGCTTTATGGTGTGGCTTAA